In Nitrospira sp., the genomic window TTTCAATACTCACTCGATCAAGCTCCAACACAGTGGCCGTTCCATTTGCGACTGCCGATTCTGCATTCTGAAAGGTCGTCAAACCAAAGGGAAGATCTCCCAAGATAGCCCCAGATCCAAACAGCGACCTGGTAACGTAACGACCACTGGCCTCCGTGGACACCACGCGGACATACCCAGTTTCGATGACATATGTTTTTCCTGGCATGAAAGACTCATAGACCAACATTTTATCTTTCAGCGTGCGTCGCCGGATCATAGGAACGTTCTGGAGAGCAGTGAGCAACCTTGTGGCTAGCGCGTCTGGAACTCTCACGATGGCAACCTCTTGCTCATGGTGCCTGACAATGGAGATGGATCAATGACCAGTAGGCCCTGGCGTATTAGCATTTGCCAATGATACCACAGGGGTACTAGAGCACAATCTTCTGAAGCTCCTCTAGGTTGCAAATACAGAAACGAGTTCTGGTATAGGAGACCATCCCCTGTCGCTGCCACTCTTTCATGAGGGAATTGAGTGTTTGTCGTGCAACACCGAGGAGATCGGCAAATTCTCCTTGTGTCATTCGAATTGGTATCAAATAACCTCGCCCGTGTGGGCACGGTTGGGCTCCGAAACACAAAAGATCGGTCAGAACGAGGGCCGCTCGGCGTGCCAATGGATTGGTGAGCCGCCACCGGAGACGCTGCTCTCCAAAGCCTAGGAAAGCCCCATACGCCCTCATAAGAGTTCGATTGAACTCTTGATTACATTCCGCCTCTTTCTCTAACGCAGTACGAGAAAACTCTAACAGGCAGGTCGATCCGTTCGCCATGGCCTGCTGTCCCTGTCGAGGCTTATTAAGAGCAAACGGCAGATCTCCAAACATTCCTCCGGAACCTATCAAATCATAAGAGTTGTTGCAGGCGTCATTTTCGGTGTGAATGATACGAATGTACCCTTCCTGCACCACGAATGTTCGGCCAACTGTGAGACTCTTGCATGCCATCTCTCTGTGACTCATCTCGATTCGGCGAATAGGTTGTATGGCACCTAATGACACAAGAAGTGGTGTTGCAATATCGGGAGGAAGCTTCATCGTCTTCTGAATGGACTGTTGTGAATGCCCACGCTCTGATTTTAAAAAGAAAAGGCATCGTGCCCCACATTCACAATAATTGCTGTCACCTAGAAGACAGACACTCATCGTTCGTCGCTGGTACCTTCCAGTATGGCTTCAAATTAACTGATGTCAGTTGTATGCGTGAGATCTTGATAGGTGCGTCAAACAACCGACGTATGATCCCAAGGGCACCGCCGATTTGTTTTGAGTCAGACGTCTTATAGTAGCCAATATGATTGGACTACGATGTGTGAGCAGGTGGGCACTGAAGGCATATGGTTCTGGCTCTGGACTCCTTCTCAGCATGCTGCTCTTTGTCTCAGCGCTGCCGTG contains:
- a CDS encoding Crp/Fnr family transcriptional regulator, translated to MACKSLTVGRTFVVQEGYIRIIHTENDACNNSYDLIGSGGMFGDLPFALNKPRQGQQAMANGSTCLLEFSRTALEKEAECNQEFNRTLMRAYGAFLGFGEQRLRWRLTNPLARRAALVLTDLLCFGAQPCPHGRGYLIPIRMTQGEFADLLGVARQTLNSLMKEWQRQGMVSYTRTRFCICNLEELQKIVL